The sequence below is a genomic window from Tachyglossus aculeatus isolate mTacAcu1 chromosome X1, mTacAcu1.pri, whole genome shotgun sequence.
GAAATAGAACCCCTGGGTTCTTCTGATGCTTCATGGGTGCCCTGAGTCAAGTTTCTGCTTTTCTAGggtgcccctgctctctgtccaGGACAGTGGTGAAGGGTCTGAGCTGCCAGCTGGGCAGCAGCACTAGTATTTGCTCAgtgccctccccccagccctcctaCTCCTGGCACAAGAGCCCCAGCACCCAACACCTACCCTGCCATGCCCTGGTCGGGCACGTTGAGAAACTCCAAGTTCTGCTCCGAGGGTGGGCGAGCCCGCATGCGCCGGCTCGCTCCCTGCTTGGGCAGCATGGCGGCGGGTGGACCCCGTGACTGCTTCTGGTGTCCTGCGTACATCTGCTCCAGCCGCTGCTGGGAACTGCCGGGTGCCATTGCGGGAGGGGCCCCGTTCCGGCAGGTTCCTGGGGACAGTGAGCATGGGACGAGGGGGCAGTGGGAATCTGAGGGAAAGGCCATGAGACCCAGAGGGGAGAACATCCACGccccagagagggggagggacgTGGGACAGACTGCTGGGTGACAGgggtggagggagttgggggggagaACTCACCTCTTGGGGGGCCTGGGGCACTGCGGGCTGGAGCCGGCCGCCTACCGCGGCTCTGGCTCCGGGGAGCTCCTTTCTTTGTGGGCTCTGCAAGGAGAGGAGGCAGCTGAGGGCCTGGCCCGACAacaccctgctctttctcccaggTCCCACTCTTGGCCCACTCACCTCtaacccctccttcccttctaggGACTAACCACCCCACTCTACCCTGCAGATCCCCGAAGTCCCAGCATCTTGGCTtgcctgcccctccccgcccccttctgcccatccccatctTGCAGGAGTTTCGCCGGCCCCTTGtccacccctttccccatcccggACGTTGGagcttccctgcccccaacactcACTGGAGCTTTTGGGGAGCCCATCGCCGATGCTGACCATCAGAGTCTTGCCGCTGATCTTGAGGGTGGCCATTTCTCCGGAGCCGCGGGAGAAGTTGACGTTGCGGgagcctcccccaccccagccctcctTCTTCACTCGGAACTGGAGCCTGAGCCATGGTGGGCGGACGAGTGAGTGAGCGAGTTGTGGAGGGGGCACAGACCCCAAACAAGCCACCCATCTTCTCCCACCGCAGATCGGGTTCCTTGCCCTCCCATCAGTCTCCTGGCTTCTACAAGCCCTCTGGGGGAAGTCTTAAATTCTCTGTCCTCCCCGGGTCCTGGGCGCCGGACTACAGGGGACCATGGCCCTCCCGGGGGCTCCAGCTCCTTTTCTGGCCTAAggccccttcccaccttccctctgGCTGCCACCTACGTGTCGttgaaggtgaggggcagggcgcGCTGGGTGACCTCTTCAAAGCGCTTGCACAGCAGACTGAGTAGCTCCGTCTTGAATATACTCTCCAGGAGGATGTCGGCCGCCTCCTCGTGCAGGATGAAGAAGTCATCTTGCCGGGTGCTGCCCAGAGGGGAGGGCCGGGTGAGGGGGGTGGCACGTGGTCAGGGGCCGGAGGAGCACGGGAGTAAAGAGCAGAGGCCGCCGTGGGCAGGACAGAGGACCCAGGACCTGGAGGGACCGCGAGGGGTCTCTTACCTGAGCGAAACGCTGCGCAGGACCTGGATGTCCAGGTGCTTCTTCAGCACCTCCTGCACCTGGCCCTTCTCGGGACCCTTCTTCACCTTCTCCCGCCCAATGACGTACAAGCGCTTGGGGGTCAGGATCAGGTCCCGTTTTATGGACTGCAAGGGAAGCACAGGGACCCAGATACAGCCTCAGCCCCTGAAAATGTTGGGGCTCAGGCAAAGGTGTCACCCCTCATCATGGGTTGGGGGGAACCGAAGGAGGCAGACCCGGCAGCCTCACCTTAAAGCGCCGGTCGTACTTTGTGACAGAATCggcaaaatccaccctctctcgCTTCCCCAGGAAGCGCCGCAGCTCTGGCCGCTCCTCCAGCCCCAGATAGTCCCCTACGAAGTTCCGATTCAAGCTGTTCCTCCGTCGCTCCTTCTTGTTGAGCAGGATGTTGGAGGCTAGGAGAGAGAGTCGGCCCCAAGGCCCTGTTCAGAGGCCTGGGGGCCCATTTCTGGGCCTGGGGCTgcccaactctcaggcccagccAGGGAGACTctctggagggtgggaggggagaggtcctccctctcctccccgccaaacctgccctatctccctccctctcggaCTCTAGTCCCAGAGTCCAGCACTGTTAATGGCAGGCCTATCTCAATCtctccaggcctgggagccagaaaagaAGGGCACCGAAGGGGTCGGAAGGAAAGcggagcaggggagggaaggagtatAGAAGAAGGCCCAGGGagacaggaagggggaagaaaatccTCAGGCCTGGGAAGGAGTATGTCCTGGTCCccacccagctcctcctcctcctcctcccctgctttcCCATCTCCTTAGCTCCCCTTTCTCACTCCCCCGCACCCTGCAAGTCTCCCGACCCCGCCTTCTTACCCTCTTCTCTCATCTGCTCATACTTGCGGACGGCCACGTGGCGCCGCCAAGCTTTCTGGATGGTGCGGGCAAAGCCATCAAACTTGCGCtcgcgcatctcctccaagaggaagagctggggtagaaagttTGCGAGTAAGGTCAGAGCAGGAGTCCCAGGAATTTGCCCAGTCGGcacgtggggagaggagagaggccaggggcATTTGCAGGGTGGAGTGGGGATCAGGGAcactggggagtggaggagggaaaaggccaGGGACAGGTGCAGGGGCATGATTTCTGGGCCCAAAACCTGAGATTCAGGCAGTCAGGGATGCTGGGCAACGTCTGGTTAGGGGGTGAGCGGGGAGGAGTGTGGAGCCTGGGACCCAGAGCCAACTatgtggccagagaggtagaagcGGGCATGGGGCATCAGGGGCGGTGAACGGGGATGGAGATGAAGAAGACAGCGGTGGGGCACAGAGACTGGATGCGATGGGGTGCCCAGAAGGGGGACCGGTGTGGGGGAGCAGGGGATGGGGCCtagtctcctcccctgcccttgcCTGCCCCTGGGAGCCTCACCGATTCTGGGTTCTTGACAAAGACTTTGGTGCGGCCCATCTGGTACTGGTCGGGTTCCATGTGCACAGAGTGAAGCAGATGCTGCACGCCTTGGCGTTCATCCCCTCGCCAGTGGGGCCAAGTCTCGGGGGTCAGGATGGCATACCTGGtgcgggcagggcagggggtaGCTGGGAGTCTCGCCGATCCCACTACTGTGTGCTCCCCTCCCTGCCAGACAACTACGGCCCCCTTCCCACAGGCCCCCAGAACTCTgggtgtctccccacccccagccccccaaagccTTCTCACCTCTGCAGGAACTTCTGGAATGGCCTGCGATAGGCAAAGCCAGCCCGACGGACGCGGATGTTTTCCTTCAGACCCAGATACTCCACCTGGTGCTTCACCCTGAGGCCGGAGCAGAGGATTGGGGGTGGATGAGCGGGGCGATGCAGTGGGGACTCCGGGGAGGTCAGGAGACCCGTTGGGGGTAGGAATGAGACAGGGTGGAAGCTAGTGGGGGACCATGCGGGATCGGTGAGAAGGGTGGCCGGCAGGGTCAGCAGGAACACCCGGTGTCACAAGGGACATGGGATGGGCCAGAGGGGACACTGGATGGGGAAAGAAGAAGGTCAGGGAAGCCCCTGGGGCTCAGTGGGCTTCCAGCAGGTTGGTTCAGCCAGCGCAGATGAGTCAGGGGCGCCTTTGGGGGTCAGCAGCAGTACttgttctcctgtactctcccaagagcttagtccagtgctgtgcacacagtcccAAGGattgatggaggaggagaggggatgggtgggtgggtggggggcagacagGGGTTGACAGTGGTGGTGAAGCAGCGGGGAGATGAATCCCGGAGAAGCTCACCTGCTCTCCTCCCAGTCTCGGGGCCGCTTGGTCTCATTGGGCTTGATGCAGCGGATGTAGTGGGGGGTGCACTTCATCAGGGTGCTCACCAGTTCATTGGCCTGTCTCTggcaggggcgggagggaggcggggagagggctTGTCAGCAGGGCTCAGAACCCGTCCCCCACCGCTTTTCCCCTCTTCACCTGCCTCTCCCCTATCTGCCCAtgatccccactcccacccccactcccaactGACCCTGGAGCCTGGGAGATCTAGGCCAGAGGGGAAAGGGgcccagaaacagagacaggtAGAATTGGAGGCGGAAAGGTAGAAAGAGCCAGGAGCCAGAGCAGGTGGGAAGATAGGCCTTACTGACCTTGATCTTGGAGCCTGCCGTTGTGGGCCGGCCCTTCTTATCTGCGTCCAGCTTCTCGGGGAACAGCATCCTGATGAAGGCACTGCCAAGGGGCACAGGGTGACATGGTGAGTGGGTGGGGTCGGGAGGCCCCTAGGGTCTCATCTGCAATCCCTCTTAGAGTCACCCCATCCAGAGATGCTAAATTCACAGTCCAGTGGTCAaagtggagagggtggggtggggcggggggaacggGAGAGGAGTCCTGAGGTTGTTTTCCAATGGGGGCCAGAAGGAGCCCAGAAAAAAAAAGCTCCAGTGCCCAGTTCCCTTGGCCAGGGCCCTAGTCCTGTATTGCCTCTGGCCCCTATTCCCTGCCCCAATCTGGACCCCTTCTGAACCCTGCtccccttaatcatcatcatcattatcatcatcatcgttatcgtggtatttgtgaagtgcttactacgcgtcaagtactgtattaagcgttcaggtagacacaggttaatcaggttggatagagtccctatactacacagggctcacggtccaaggagggggaggacaggtaatggatccccattttacagatagggaaactgaaacccagtgaagtgaaatgacttgcctaaggtcacacagcaagcaagtggtgaagtggggattagaactatggtcctctggctcccagcccgtgctctttccaccaggccacattattCTCAGTCATCTTTGCTCACTACCCACCCTCTGCCCAGAGCCTGCAcccatccctctctccagcctccctGAAAGGCCTGAGGACAACCCTTCCACCCAGGGTTGGACTACCTCCACCTAGCAGGCCAGGATAATTCCCTGGTGGCCAGGCCACTGGATGGGGAGCTTCCAGAAGGCAGGGATTCTGGGAATTGGTAGCAGGCATCTTGAGTGATATCACTAGAAGCAGGACTAGGACTGGATCAAAAgggctcctactccctccccactctgggAAAGTGTGCAGAAAGGCCGGTTTCCTTTACAGGCTGATGGGACATGCCCAAATGCCCTCTGGTTATTCCAACTCTGGCCCTGGCCCCaacacttttctctctctcctgtctgacctcccaccctctgcccgcCCAAGGCTTCCCTGTTCACTGCCCACtcccgacctcccagcctccaggccTCACTGTTCGCTGCTCTGCATGAGCTCGATGATGTCGGAGAAGAGGACGTCACGGTTGCGCTCACAGAAGCCGTTGATGTCATAGGAGACCTggaagggtgggagtggggcaggAGAAGGGCTGAATATCAGGGCCTGTGGAGGggccaggcctggggaaggagctgggatcttctctgcccctccctccctccctcggtcaCATATTGCTGGGGAAAGCGCATGCGTGCTTGTGCACTGGGGATGGTGGTTCATCTGGGCTGCATGACCCTGTTTGTGCAGTATGCGAGACACGTTGGATGCACATGTGACTCTGTAGATTATGCATAGACCCCAATTTTAGAGCGTGGACTGGTGATAATAATAtaactggaatttgttaagcgctcactctgtgctaagcaccgtactgagtgcttgggtcaaTTCGAGATAAGcagatcggacccagtccctgtcccatgtctgagatggagggagaacaggtattgaatccccattttacagatgacgaaactgaggctcagagcagtaaaatgacttgctcaagatcacccagaaggCAGGTATcagtgagcttgtgggcaggcaatgtgcctgtttactgttgaatCGGACtcgcccaaacgcttagtacagtgctttgcacacagtaagtgctccataaatacgactgaatgaatgaaagaatgaactcaggtctcctgcctcccatactcctgtactcttttcactaggccacggttCTCCCACACACGGTGTCCGTGCCCGGCCCAATTCCAGTTTAGTCTTTTGGCCAGACTGACTTTattccctgcctgcctgcctgtgaCTGTGGCACCTGCCCCAGGGCGTGTTGGGAGCTGGGGACTCTTCCTGTTTTTGGCTTGCCAGCCCTGAAGGCAGAGAGCCTTCTAGTGAGGCTGAGAGCAGAGGATACTGGGCTGCAGTTATGTCACAAGGGATGAGTTAAGGCTTTGATTTGGGGAAGGCAGGAAAGTGGCCGGGGCCCTAGATCCAGATTGGGGAAGTCTGGGGTAGCAGGGTGGGGCCGAGCCGTGTACCTTGCCTGCGTAATGGTGGATGACAAAACCAGAGCTCCAGCTGTTAAAGTGTTCATGGCAGCCCACGGCGGCCTGCAGTTTCTGCAGCAGCGTCTGGTCAGCCCCACCCCCCGTGGCATGCATGGTAGCACACACGTCGTCCAGGACACTCATGATGCCGGGAGGATTCTAGGGGTCAGAGAAAGGGGCCGGAAAGCAGGAGTTAGGGCCCAGTGGGGTTGGGGTtggcggcggggggtgggggtggggccctCCTCGAGGAGCCTCCCTATGACTTCACTCTTCGCTGCCCCGCTCAACCTCCCCACCAACCATGACcagctggccctcctcctccctcagggaTGCTGACTGAGAGGGGAACTTGCATGGCATTTGCATGGTGCCCGTTGTTCAAAAGGCCCAGAGTTCCCCCAACAGCCTTGCCATTTTCCCCTTTGCTCCCCAGATGGAAAATCCCTAAGGGCTCAGttgggccctgccctgccctctttgCCAGGAGCAGAGCTAGACCGCTGGCCTTGTTCCCTCGCTCTCACCAGCTTGTTCTCGATGAGGTCACACACCACCTTGTTGTTGAAGTACTCGATGGGAGTCCACTTGATGCCTTCCTGCACATACTCCTCCTGGAGGGATGGCAAAATGGGTGCGGGTTCAGACAGTTCAGGGACAGCCCCGAAATTAGGGGATGAAGGGCAGTAGCCGGGTTCATGGCGGCTGCAAAACCACGTACAGTTTCACCTTCACAGAGCTTGGAGAAACAAGATTCCAAGTGGGGAGCAGAGGGCAGGTCaacagaaggcagggagcagaggaagggagcagagggcagggtgcagagggcagggagcagaagaagggatcagaaggtaggagaggaggaagggagcagaggaagggatcGAAGGAAGGGAGCGAaggcagggagcagagggaagggcgCAGAGGGAAGGGACAAGAAGCAGGGAGCAGAGGACCATGTACAGTCCAAGTACAGTTTCATGTAAAAGTTTCACTTTCACAGAGCTTGGGGAAACAACAAGATTCCAAGTGGGGagcagagggcagggagcagagagcaggcCAGCAGAGAATAgggaagagagggcagggaggagaaggcagagagcaCAGGTagggagcagagggaagcagGCAGAGGACAGGAGCTTCCTTCTATCTgggctttaattttttttttcagtgcacTCTCACATGATCTCATTTTTATCCTCACCTCATCCCTGGGagatagggagaggcagatattattatccccattttccagatgaggaaactgaggcccaaagaggctaAGAGATGTGCCTGAGGTCCGGCAGCcaaccagtggcaaagctggaagtgctctttccactccatcccGCTCCCTCTGAAGAAGAACAGAGAGTCTTCCCCTTAGTTGGGTCTGTCAACAATCATCCCATAGCAGCTTCCTTTCCCCATGCTGGGAAAGGCCAGGAGTAGAGGGGCAGCCCCAGGGGCTCAGACTCCTGGTGGGGCAGATGGTGGCACTgccctgtgggggagggaggccgcTAACCGCTGCCTGGGTCGATCCCCTCCCATACCTGCTCGGCCTTTAGCGTCAGCTCAATGAAGATCTGCTGCAGCTTCTCATTCACAAAGTTGATGCAGAACTGCTCAAAGCCGTTTctctgggaagcagggaggaagaaagggttgAACATTCAGAAGGATTCCGTATTGACTAAATTTggtgtgggcaggcactgtctctattgctgaatcgtaccttccaagcgcttagtacagtgctctgcacacagtaagcactcaataaatatgattgaatgaaggagtgagagTTAAACTTCCAAGcgacagcaacagcagcagctccCTTGGTGTTGGAGCCTGACTGGGAAGGGGGCTCTGCTCTCTTTATGTAAaccctcatttactcttctcccactaccttcggtgtcacctttgcacttagatttgcacccgttattcacccctccctcagccccacagcccttatgtacatatctgtgatttatttatattaatgtctgcctccctcactagactggaagattgtgggcagggaacttgtctaccagttctattatattgtaccctcccaagtgcttagtatagtgctctgtacacagtaagggctcaaaaaataagattgattgattgacttagggggaggaagagagactgcCTTTTCAGATCCAGCCAGATGTGGGGATGAAATCTCCCATTAGCAGCATAATTTTCAAATACAAAGAACAGcacgctctctctgtctctgtctccctttcctccctttccctcttagcCACCTGGCCCCTCAGTGCTAACACGCTCTCtcagccttctcctccccacccgcccccaaccctctcccatggctatccctgTCTATGCctgtcatcccctctcccaaTAGCAGTTCAGATGCTGGGGAGATGGATGTTGGGTAGGAATGGTGTAGATGTCTCCTTGTGGCTTAACTAGCGTGCTGCTGTTTTCCCAAGGGATGAAGGGATTGGCTGATCTCGAATCTTATTTATCAGGGTAGGGGTGTCAAATTCCACCTGGATCAGGGACGGGGAGCGGGGCTTAGAGGAGGGAAAGGTGTACCTGGAATATCTCAAATCCATAGATGTCAAGCACACCAATGCTGTACTCCTGGTGGGGCTTCTGCATGGCTCTGTTTATGGCctggttgggagcaggggaagagaaacaggaggagCCAGCTCTCAATCCTAGAGCACCACTTGCTACTAATTCCCtcacatcccctcccagcccctctcctctccgATTCTCCCTATCCTTTTGCCCCCCTCAtccccattcccccttctccaccatcccccaacaccccccaccccaccgaccTCCACCAGGAAATCGAAGAGCC
It includes:
- the MYO1F gene encoding unconventional myosin-If, with amino-acid sequence MGSKERFHWQSHNVKQSGVDDMVLLPRVSEEAIVENLKKRFLDDYIFTYIGSVLISVNPFKQMPYFTDREIELYQGAAQYENPPHIYALTDNMYRNMLIDGENQCVIISGESGAGKTVAAKYIMGYISKVSGGGDKVQHVKDIILQSNPLLEAFGNAKTVRNNNSSRFGKYFEIQFSRGGEPDGGKISNFLLEKSRVVTQNESERGFHIYYQLIEGASQDQRQNLGIMTPDYYYYLNQSETYKVDDTDDRSDFHETLNAMQVIGIPTEVQQLVLQIVAGILHLGNISFCEQGNYAQVESADLLAFPAYLLGVDSGRLNEKLTSRKMDSKWGGRSESIDVTLNVEQAAYSRDALAKGLYARLFDFLVEAINRAMQKPHQEYSIGVLDIYGFEIFQRNGFEQFCINFVNEKLQQIFIELTLKAEQEEYVQEGIKWTPIEYFNNKVVCDLIENKLNPPGIMSVLDDVCATMHATGGGADQTLLQKLQAAVGCHEHFNSWSSGFVIHHYAGKVSYDINGFCERNRDVLFSDIIELMQSSEHAFIRMLFPEKLDADKKGRPTTAGSKIKRQANELVSTLMKCTPHYIRCIKPNETKRPRDWEESRVKHQVEYLGLKENIRVRRAGFAYRRPFQKFLQRYAILTPETWPHWRGDERQGVQHLLHSVHMEPDQYQMGRTKVFVKNPESLFLLEEMRERKFDGFARTIQKAWRRHVAVRKYEQMREEASNILLNKKERRRNSLNRNFVGDYLGLEERPELRRFLGKRERVDFADSVTKYDRRFKSIKRDLILTPKRLYVIGREKVKKGPEKGQVQEVLKKHLDIQVLRSVSLSTRQDDFFILHEEAADILLESIFKTELLSLLCKRFEEVTQRALPLTFNDTLQFRVKKEGWGGGGSRNVNFSRGSGEMATLKISGKTLMVSIGDGLPKSSKPTKKGAPRSQSRGRRPAPARSAPGPPRGTCRNGAPPAMAPGSSQQRLEQMYAGHQKQSRGPPAAMLPKQGASRRMRARPPSEQNLEFLNVPDQGMAGMQRKRSIGPRPPPGVGRPKPQPRAPGPRCRALYQYVGQDVDELSFNVNEVIDILLEDPSGWWKGRLHGREGLFPGNYVEKI